TGATACCGGTAAGACACCTACAGATAAGAAGGAGCAAACTCTTGAGAAGAATATCGAATCGCTGCAGTCAGATATCAAACACTTAAAGTTAAAGAGACAGATCCTCTTTGCCATAAAAGATCAGTTCACGTTGAaccaagttgaagatgatattgTTACTAATGGACCAGTCGGCGCTCAATTTTTCGATGTTGTAGCAAAGGCTATGAacattaaagaaaaagCGACAGTTTTATTGACTTTGCCCAATTCGAATGCAGGTAGTTCCCTGATTGTGAAGGtgaatcaaattttagAAAATGTGAACAGGAAAGTTTTCAACTACTTAGTCGACTTCTTATACAGCTACGAGTCCGGGCTTAATGCTTTCAGTGAAAGATCTTTTTCTCCCAATAGTGCAGATCTAGATATATTTCGGACTAGTTTGATTTATCTGTCCAGCGACCTGGAGTACTTTAATGAGTTTCTCAAACGAGTAACTACGATGCGCACAAAAAATGTGCTGGACGATTTCTTATCACAATTCGATTACAAGACCAAAGATTCTAGGCCGCTTTTACTGTCAAGTGGTGATCCACTGCGATATATTGGAGATGTGTTAGCCAATGTTTATGCTTCTATTGCCAATGAAGCTGACTTTGTCAAATCGCTGTTCAAGTTTCAGGGTGAATTAATTGAAAGTTCCAGCTTTACAATTTCGCAGCAGAGCAAAGAGTTTCTTCATGGTTTAGACGGAAAGTTGCTGAATGAAATAATCAAGTCACTTGCAAATGCTTGCCGAATTAGAGTTGAGCAGGTTGTAAAATTCGAGCAAGATCCGGTTACCAATTTACAGATTTTTAGGCTACTCAATCTCTATCAATTGATGTTCAAAAAGCAAGGAATTAATGAAGAAAACATATTAGTGATTGAATTAAAAACTCTGCAAGAATTGTCAAAGGACCAGATAGAAAAATATTTTGTCAAGTGTATGAATGAAATTCCCTCTGTGGATAATACCGCTACAGACTTGATGCCGCCAGAGTGGCTCCAGGAATACATCAATAAACTAGTTGAGCTCTTTGAGGTGTACGACCGTGGAAGAAGCCCCGACGCTGAAGAAGCACCGACTATtgactttgagaaatttctcaacaacgcccttgaaaagatgataGAAAACATTCTATTGAAAGGATTGCAACAAGCTTTCCCACTCGCGAAGAAAAATGACGAGGCCCGATCTTGCTTGTTGACAGTACAAATTAATTCATTGGACCTGATTAAATCTCGTCTACAGCCCTTCACCAGTACCATATTTGCTTTTAATGAGAGAACTGCCGGTATCTGGAGCGGTATCGAAAGGAAGATAGACGATGCTGTCAGCCGTTTGTTAGATCTCCAAGTGAAATTgatatttgaaaagacagGCCTCAGCTTATACTACAATCTATTCAATATGATATTCCCTATTACCTCGGTTCAGGATGAGTTAGATTATGACATGTACCTTTCCCTATGTGAAAACCCTTTAATGAAGCTCGAAACTATTCGTGAAAAGGTAAAAGGAAGCCTGAATGAATACGCCCCACAGGCCT
The window above is part of the Torulaspora delbrueckii CBS 1146 chromosome 3, complete genome genome. Proteins encoded here:
- the COG6 gene encoding Golgi transport complex subunit COG6 (similar to Saccharomyces cerevisiae COG6 (YNL041C); ancestral locus Anc_2.273), encoding MDFIDLETFSAVNSTTERGSNDTLPEPSSTLNLSAFPVSSNQDQGSFKIPDFHKRNLSEVDPKENIYDRMAQHATLFMKKLDLDVTESIVTDDSRKITSQFTEPTKASLPGLEIDDLVSNKKVSASKITDQVLLQKLSRVLNEYTVTNYHTRSQIRKSLQSLEENKERLMLDDEKLIDPGYVGNLARKSMRSDLESELLKDHLTILEELTPIIRRIKRLSTSVEKIKNVGHTIIDDTGKTPTDKKEQTLEKNIESLQSDIKHLKLKRQILFAIKDQFTLNQVEDDIVTNGPVGAQFFDVVAKAMNIKEKATVLLTLPNSNAGSSLIVKVNQILENVNRKVFNYLVDFLYSYESGLNAFSERSFSPNSADLDIFRTSLIYLSSDLEYFNEFLKRVTTMRTKNVLDDFLSQFDYKTKDSRPLLLSSGDPLRYIGDVLANVYASIANEADFVKSLFKFQGELIESSSFTISQQSKEFLHGLDGKLLNEIIKSLANACRIRVEQVVKFEQDPVTNLQIFRLLNLYQLMFKKQGINEENILVIELKTLQELSKDQIEKYFVKCMNEIPSVDNTATDLMPPEWLQEYINKLVELFEVYDRGRSPDAEEAPTIDFEKFLNNALEKMIENILLKGLQQAFPLAKKNDEARSCLLTVQINSLDLIKSRLQPFTSTIFAFNERTAGIWSGIERKIDDAVSRLLDLQVKLIFEKTGLSLYYNLFNMIFPITSVQDELDYDMYLSLCENPLMKLETIREKVKGSLNEYAPQALTDVQANLLFRLTSPAIADYVCDSCLAKLSLFYVTFRRVLMHLYPDRIEDIASILNFSEEEFKTLIGIH